A window of Phaseolus vulgaris cultivar G19833 chromosome 4, P. vulgaris v2.0, whole genome shotgun sequence genomic DNA:
TACGTGttagattgccctaagagtgggtgatagcggCGCTAGGGCACACCCCCAGTAACCCTAATTGCGGTTAGCAAAAATAGCGAAAACCCTAGAATATATAAGGGGAAGTAACAAACCTAATGAGGTATGCAACATTTACACGAATACACACACAGATTACACACAGAGATTTTTACAGCTAAGTTTCGGTCCTAGcccaatactgacttgagcgtcgaagtgcaaacagcctctagggcgcccttttgtctttACATTTTCAAGTATTTGATCGAAGAAAGACACGAACGAAGGCAGGGAAAATTGGGCGTGTGATCGTCGTAGTCGTACAAAGGtaatcgagtcaaccggcaggaacaaatACAAAGGAAACCATCTAGCAAAGATGGATCTCCGGCCGAGGCGCGAACCTTTATGAACCGACCTTTAATGTTTTTGTAGGAGGATTGAAAAAGGGTAAGTAGACCTCGCCCGGGAACACCACTCAAAGAAACCCATAGTTGTCGATCGGATTGTTTGAAttcaaaaaagtaaaagaacAATTCCACAATGGACGAAATGTTGAGCTAGAAACATAAAATAATGAAGGCTCAAATGAATGCCTAGTTGTTCGGATGCAACTGGGCAGGAGCCACGTTGAGCTCAGTCAATATctctttttcaaaaattgaGAAGGGAAGACACAACAAAATTTTGGTAAAAAAGGTGACATAGAAAAAGCATAATGACCCCTCTGGGTCTAACAACTCATCACTACATATCAGCTCACCCACTCTGCATACCACAACTTTCATTAAACTCTCATCTTTTTTTATTAGACCACCCCCAGTCCCTCAATACTCTAACTTTAAAACGAGTAGTATAAACTTGTAAAAGAGGGTATGAAAGTGACACTCTCCCTCAACCATTATCACTGAGGCCTTCGCGAAACTGTGCCATCCATTGATGCCTCGAAAACCGCGAGTCAACCACCCTCTAATTCAATGTCTTGTCACACAATTAAACCTCTTCGCCTCGCCATGCTTGACTCGAGGTTGGGGGGCTATGTACTGGTCAGATGTGTTCGGGGCTCGACCCGAGCACTTAAGTGCGTTATTCTGACCCACTTAGTCTATAAAGGAAGAATGCTTAGCTCGACCCAAAAACGTTGATAGGCCCAATAACGCATCAAGTAGTCGGCCCAAACAGTTGACAGGGTATTTTGATaagataactaaaataaaaaataattgaatgaaCAACTGAATGAACGAGTCACGAGTCACAAATATTTACTCTAAGATTCGATGAAAACTAAAATTTAGAGATAATGTTCTACCTGCACCCCTAAAATAACAAGGTATGTTAACagaatatttttatctttattaactCTTGAAGGGAGATCTACAAATGCGATAAAAGGGTCTTAAGACCCTGAATAACGGTGGAGTTCCCATCACTGTAAATTATAAGCATCTCGAAGCAGCAATAGCAAAAAAGGAAATTCAATTCAGAGTTTACTACCAAAGTCTGATCCAGGTCAGCTGACAAGAACACTCACAATTACAATAAATCATCCTCCCAAATCCATTCTACCATTCCtgaatccaaacaacctcacacaTCTTGTCCAATCCTCGCAAATTCACTCTCTTTTCTTCCCACAAATCCTcttctcaatccaaacacatcaTTAGAAAATCAAAGAGATTTCTTAAAGGGGAAGAGATAATGAAATATGTGAAAGAACTATTGAGAAAACAAACCAAATAGAAAGGTATATTTCCTTTAGTGGTATTAAAGGAAAGAGGACACACAATCTCTCAATGCCTAAATTAATAAACATCACTAAATGACCTAAAAGagttaaaaagataaagattcgaaagaaaaagataaaacaaaagTATAATACTCTTATTCTACTCTAACTCGTTATTTAAGTGTGATGATTTTCTTTTGAAGGAAATCAAAGTAGTTGTTCCTAAATAGGAAtgcaaaattatatattttttaacccTATATGTTCATaagtgattatttttttatgaagagAATCGAAGAAGTGATTCCAAAGATtgaatgcaaatcatcaaatgaatttgaattttcaaaGACACTTGATATTGTAACGAAGAAGCCTTTGCTTTTCCAAGTTGTTGAAAAGACTAGTGATAATGAGTATAAACTTTAGTTGATCAATGTTACATTTATTATGGTTGACTTAAACttattttatacaaataattATCCAAAATGAGGACATTTATTTAACAGTGAAGTAATGAGATCTTGTCAATATCCAATTATTTTCAGTATCTTTTGTAATGGATAAAATATCCAATGATTAAAGCAAGATATGAATTAAAAAGGCTTTTTAAAGCTTAATCATATGATCAAACTAAGAACTATGTCATATTACATTGTGAAGAAATAATTTTGGGAGCAAAATGAGAGTCTAATGCTTTATACCTAAGATGCATGTGTGGCCTAGAGTTTATTTAATTTGGAGGGTATTTCTTTTTTCACACTACCCCACAAATATGAAAATTTccactttaattttttatttatgaaaaaatggttttttaattatataatcagaaaattatttttatcatgaaAAAACTTTTAATTTGGAGTCTTTTAGATTGTGCAATCTCAACTTTTTTACTTATGGTTTTTTACTTATGGATTCACTTTCGAATTtcataatctaaaataattttttgcatTGAAAAAAAGATTTTAGATTATTCAATCTaaaaattctttttaaaaaaaaacttttgagtTGTATAATCCTAAATTACacaattttgataaaaaaacaatttttttcttgaattcATTCATGACACAACTCGTATATAAGGGTAATGATAAAGACGACAATGGCGAGGAGGTGACAACAACAAAGGATGAGTGACGGTAACAAGGTGTAGTTTTGCCTTTTAACCATCCTATAGAAGTGCACATGGAAACTATCGGGTACAAAACGAAATGGCCTTGGGTGGATTGCTTAGTTTTAGGATGTAAAGAACCAACCGAAactcattttctatttttcatgaattttcatatttaattttgatataataaGTTCATTTAACTCTACATAGttttagattaatttttttatgtttactaATCTTCCCAAGTCATTATAATAGTTCGTGGAGTTTTAATTCTAGTGGAGATTTAATGCTTTCAAGAATTAACTCCTTGGTGGAATAGAATAAGCCTAGATTATTAGGAATAAAAGTATGTTGAATGAAATGAGTTTTTCTCCTCTTTGAAAGCTTCACGTATTTATTGGGAAAACACTTACCTGTTCGTGTAAACATTTGTATAATGAAAAGGAAAAACTACAAAAAGAAAGATAAGTTTTTGGTCAATAAAATTGTTTCAGCATGcctacaaattttatatttacttaGAAATCTTGACTTGAGAGCAAATTATTTAATCCTCCCTTTTAACTTACTTAAACATCTCTCTTAACTTACTAAAACACCTTCTGAGGACAAAATTGTATGGAAATAATCATGCTTCAAAGGAAATGATACCTCAAATATAACAATTGAACATAGAAATAAGAGTTTATTTCAATTCGTTCAGAAATCTCATCACTTAGAAGTGGAGGTCCTTCAATGGAATGGGGGAGTTAAAAATGTGTATTGAAGAACAAAAACAAATGAGTCTTTTTTTCTGCAAGTAACCTCAGATAGATCTTTGAACACACAACAGGCAAAGGAAAGCCAGGCAGGCACCAACAACAAAATTGAAGCTGTAAATTGGCATAAAGAGAAAAATTATGTAAGAACAGATTTACATATGAAACTTGAGATAGAATCAGCCCCTTTCATTGAAAAGACAGGCTTTTTGGTGAAAGGGGGAGGGGTGAAACAATTTAAGGTACAAAATAAAACGCTTAAAAGCTGATCAACAAAGAACTTTACAAAAACCACTAAGACCCCAAACTAATCACCCGGTTGACATAAGCATAGTAAAAGGTTAACAGAATTGGGTCCATCCTCCTCTCATTTCTTGCACGATCCAATGACAAAACTCAGATATGGAATTTCCAGGTTGTTGGCTTCTTCTGCAGCTGTTGCAGAAGGCTGGTGAGATAAGGCCCAATTGATAAACCAATATACAGGACTAGTCTGCATGCATATCCATGGCAGAATCATTGGAGCTCACTACTACTGATTCCCTGCCTTCCTGGGGAAGAAAGCCAAGTTCAGTGTTCCGGTTTCCATTGCCCCCCATGGAGGGACCATTGCTGTAGCATCCTCCCTCACTGATTTGATAATGTTGAAGGCTTCGGCGTATTGGACTTGACAAGGCATTCGAAAACACAGAATTCTTTGGTTGATTTTCACCAGGTTCAGCACGGAGTCCTTGTGCAGCTATAGTTTGGACAAAAGATGCTGAAGTGACTGGAAAGCCCAAGCTGGGGACATGCATTGTTGGTTGTGACTGGTGGTGTTGCAGTGGTGCTCTAGGTGACATAGATGGCTCTTCACAATAATCCAGCTCACTCTGCAAGAGGAATGGACTTTCATTTACTTCACAACCAAAACcaataaaatcaataattttgaaaaagtgAGCATCACAAATGGCAAAATCGACACTACATGTCTTTTACAATGTTATTATTACCCACTACAATTTTCAACGAAGCATCCCAGGTTCAAATCCTGTAAACAGCCTCTCTGATTGCAGATTGGGTACATCTACCCTCCCCCAAAATCAAGATATCTAAATTGCAACATGAACAAAAAGGTTGCATAATCTGACCATTTTATTGCCATGTGTGGCAAGTATAATCCTACAAATGTTCAATCAGGCAAAACAATAAAGGAACTTAACAATCATCAATCCCAAGGAAATTTGTATTTGCATAAAGCCTAGAATAACTACAAAAGTTTTATCCCAATAAGTGAGATCAGCTGTATAGATTGCATGACATCACCAGACTCAGTTAAAGGATAAAATACTAAAGGATATTGTTGACCATAAGATCAATCTTAACTCTTTTCTAGTGTCCTTATTGGTCAATATTCACAACCACGGAGTATATCTAGATGTATAGCACTATGATAAAACTCTCCTTTGAGTTTATAGGGTACTTTGTAATCACAAACATTGGAAAGCCCAAAGATGGATTAAAAGAATTCATACAATTGTGCTTGCATTGAAATAACACATGTATACTAATACAATTCACCTGTTATATAAGTACAGAAAGTGAAACATGGAGGGAGCAAAACAGCTTTTATCCATCGGAGAAATCAAGATGGGTTTTCCCACTTGGAATTTTAAACAAACTTTTACACAATTAACTGACCAGAACTTTCCTAGATGAGttatgatcctgccggcaactcgaacgtggaggaatcgcttcgtagcactctctgccctgtccacgcgactgcgtctcctgcagaatcaccctcagaaccttctcttggatctccaaatgtgacctgcaaaatacacagacggcgcctctagcggccgtttgcactccgacgatcaagttagttcaacagaaccaccagaaactggaaacttagtaaaaatgtgtatctgagaaaaacttgcactctgtttttcttcTCCTCCCCCTCACTCTCCCTCTGGTTcctccttttatctctctttccctgtttctgggcataacagaattctgttatgcttttctggcatgtgtcagaaccctgtcgtgcttttcagagacagcgtaccttcagaatcagcaatggggagcgtgagagtctgcgcatgcctgtgcttggctgcgcctgtctgtacctttagcggtacggagtgctcttttatctggaccgcgcccctctcagatggtgacatgtggaggcctgcaactcacatctaaccacacacgcgtcacttactggaagggctctagcgcctctctttgtctgcctaagttacgcccttgcggagtaacttaggatgcttctcttatctgggtaaattgcatactcttagcagagcgtcgggtgtggctggtctaggcgcactcaccaaacgtcactctctgcgtaggcgacttacccttcgggatgacacgcacgtaatgggttgagggaatcaccaatcaccgactggcttactagttccctcaggccactctcgtgcatgattccttgaggggtgctcatgcgaggtccatgcgtaacgctctcgctgggaaccttagttccagtttaactgcgtgtaacacgagaccccgatgacaatacacccgatgactgatcagtgtttattcgctactcgcgctctgccctcaggcgcgagtctgggaactggtctgctggtggtcacttggctactgaccaccgatcaccattctgggtgatctatcccccgaccccTCTGCCGTCTGATCTGTCGTTCGTAACTTGGCTACtaaccaccgatcacctctcttggcgatcgtccccctacctctctgccacctggtccacgtgtcaccctgcgagtggtccacgtggttctctgatgctgacgtcatcgactaccgatgaccgatcggatcacaagccccccagtctcgagtcgagaactcgttctcagcgaagagactaagtggtcgtgccctcagtccacgtggcaagtggggccgcctcacgtgccacctcacgtgctgcttctttaacgtttgggcttccttccttaatctcgcgacacgtggcaccatcaacggccagcgttgtgcgtcgctagcgcttctcttattcaaaatgGCGCGCCCTCCCACTGTTCCTCCATCTTCTTCATTTGACTCCCAAACTCTCCGCGAACTTttcttctgcgcacccatctttcttcgaATTCTCTGTGATCCTATACTCctacgatcattcaaaggtatggtttttcttttccctggcccccttttggtcatctttactgATTGCATTTAccattctagttatcatgcattcaccgtccctgtttttcttcttctcaacccgcgctagggtttttctcatgtttccgttttgacttctgcctccccttctttctcctttacctgggcatttcttcCTCATTCCCCCTCtatgtttttcaccgaaccatccatcactctctccctttctatttctgacccttcgttttcctccattgcagctatctctcgatggctcgcttgaagcagaccgctcgcgtccttgcctcttcttctggtgcacagccctccgcgagtgcaccagcttcgccaccgcctgttgtcacctcattccatgacaacgccaaagtctatgactgggcccctctggcgttgctatctgaaacgtcCATCTTGCTACCTGAGGACCATCTTAACTCGCTTCTGAGCCAAGACCCGGATgaaccctcgtgttccatagacagggaaaacgacttccacatccgagtccgcatccctccccgagggatgcccatttgcgccgacgacagggccaccaatggggtgcccttcgtttttgtttactccgcaatcttcaaaaggttgaggctgcgactccccttcaccttcttcgagaaagagctgatgatggagttgaacgtcgcgccctgccaactccaccccaatgcctgggccttcatccgggcgtttcagattctgtgcaaccactttgggcacaacgcctcggtggaggtgttcctctacttctttgaggcgaagaaaCCAGGGGACAGGttctgggtcagcctgaacggggttgctggacgggtgcttctgggcctgtaccaacagtccttcaaagactggaagggcagattttatatgatatccgccaccccacaaagccctcatctgctcgaggggtaccccctctactgggttccccaggttcaatttaaaaaacccaaggacctcgagaccatggccccttacgagcgcgagctgtgtgggctgctcctgggggctaagtatgactccgctcgcctcatcaaggatgagtttgatgtggtttccctgaagaaatatataggtagttccTTCTCTGCCGCCCCTTAGGACATTTATACCTCCTCATGCATGCTCTCATACTTTTCACCTTGCTTGCGTCTTTTAGCTGTCTAAATTTCCTctttcttgcctatgcagattcaatgtcagggaaagataggaggttggcggtgttggagctcgctaaacgccgagtggccaaagggactggctcttcctcttccaccaccgagccaatcgaagcccctccgctctcggtcgcgccagccgaaggccccgagcaagggaagaaaaggaaaaggctggtgaaggcttcttcgcTGGTACCTGCTGCTGCCGCTGcctcagtggaagaggaaagctcagGCTCCCCCCTCATTCACCGCCAGAGAAAGAAAGCAGTGGCTGAGGGggtctcgtctctccagcctggagggatagaggtggtagaggtagaggaaggttcaccacctCACTCTCCCCCTACCCGACCGACCCCAGAGCCCGCATGCCCACCTTCTCCTGGCCAAAAATCGCCCCCAACCTCTCAACCGCCAACTTCctccccagcaggccaatcacctggtccatccgctcaccctgctgggggtgtttctgctcaaaaagagtgtgccccgcctccaacgacaatctccaccgccaatgctgaacatggtgggtctggctcgcgcccaagcaacactggagccaaccatgagaacttcagtagagttatctccatggtgcgacagcacatcagcaatggggagctcgtcgactggagcggggaggagatagacgcacaccttgccaagcaggtggtgctctcgctggagttctccacccagcatcgcaagcagaaagccctggagaaaagggtgaaggaacttgagcacgacaaCGAGTCGCTGCACAGTGACCTTGAAGCCGCTCAGGGGTCTGTCGAGCTGttgcgaggcatggtggagaaggccaggagggagtacttgctgcaggtccaggagaccatcaagatggagatcttgatggggcagactgttggtCCTCTGGACTGGAAGGTGGCAgagttacaggctgagaatTCCTCTTTGCTCGAACGGAgtcagatggtggaggagttacaggctgagaactcctccctacgccaacaggaTTCTCAGCGGGTGGAGATGCTCAAGGCCGCCAAGGAGGCAATTGCTGCCGCCGaaaagaagcttgaggaggcagtgggcaagctgtctgaagctgcctcctcccttgctacccttaccacgcagagggatgctgcagaggcttcgaggcgaagtctggaggcggagaaagaggacttgatgaacgtgggcgtcgattccctcattgatggattcgagctggcgctcgagcaagtcCGCTGCGTCCTTCCAGAACTGGACCTTGCGCAATTCAGCATTCATCACTCGGTAGTAGATGGGAAACTTAGGCCTCCTACTCCCTGAATCTCTTCCTTTTGTAATTTTGACTTCTTCTTGGTTTCAATTGCTCGATTTTCCTTTGTACTTTCTTTGGACTCCACTTacctttatgtgcgcgactaactgttagctagtttaggttcagcgcgatcttgggctttacctttcctttcgcacacgactaagtgtcaacaactcaggcttagcgcgatctgcttctcttactctttgcgcgcgactaagtgttaaccaactcaggcttagcgcgatctgcttctcttactctttgcgcgcgactaagtgttaaccaactcaggcttagcgcgatctgcttgatCTCGAATGGCtgttccctcagcttggtgtttgacagttctcgtgcgctgctttgtactactagccaattactgacgactcatcggtgatcgctctttagtccttacttagctttctctgtcgctctagcgctaagtgcataaaggacctTGACATCGATTGCTCAAAGTGAGGCCTCATCTTGGGGAAGaggaagtgtttctcgctaacccctttccctttccccgaggtcatcaccctttggcgggttgagtcgctcactccctgtctcactcctggggtgagaaaggttttctgactgagagttttactgggccaatattggtgcatgccaagtgggtaaaggacgttttgtcaaaacctttcctttccttctcttggtcttactagcatcCCTGGCCTTTCAAACCtttctgcttgcgctcacacctggggtgaggaagactcaGATCGGTGCCAGCagttgcgcctagggcaagtagggcctaaccaatcacctgcacttgcacctggggcaaggaggattttaacctTAATACTTGAGAACActttatatgctggaaatttttctctaattgggtggcctcgttaaaaaccctctttagggaaaagagtgccacccttgtctgttcaactgtttccaccacaaacAAAGCATGTGCTTTTTAGCGTGAGAACGCCATTACCGtacaattttaactgaaataaaattttaaatgggtggcgttccacgttctggggattgctcctccctccaaagtctctaggcgataggctccgttctctaatgtctccaccactctgtacgggcctgtccacttcggggataacttattctgcatgtcattctgatgcgcctttctcatcaccagatcaccttcccagaagcgcctgggcctcactttagagttgtgcctccgctctactcttctcttcatggcttcagcactgactctggcctcctctcgcacttcgtctagcaaatccagattcaccttacgctcttcattggactttTCAGCAATGAAGTTCAaaaatctgggggagctctcctgtatctctacaggaatcatggcgtctgtcccatagacaaggctgaagggtgtctcatgggtgctggactgtggggtggtgtggtaagaccacacaattctggggacctcctctgcccagcctcctttggccttgtctagcctccgcttcagccccctgagcagcactcgatttgctgactccacctgcccatttgtttgtgggtgctccactgatgcgaaaacctgttgtatctttagctcttcacacatctttctcaactgatgactggtgaactgggtgccattgtcagaaaccagcctcttgggtattccgaagcggcagacaatgttcttccagacgaagtgttcgactttctgtgcagtgatgtgtgcaactggctctgcctccacccacttagtgaaatattcgatggccacaatgaggaacttcatctgccttgtcgccaggggaaaaggtcctaggatgtcaatcccccatgtatggaatggccacgggctatggatggacctcaactcctcagggggcgccttgtgccaatctgcatgcagctgacattgtttgcatcgctgagcaaaccttatgcaatcctCCTTCAGCTtcggccagtagtaccccgcgcggagtactctacttgccaaagcgcgaccacccacatggcttccgcacaccccctcgtgcagctcagacatgagtctggtgcactgctcgccgtgtacacagatctgcgcagggtgagaaaatccgaatctaaataggcttccatctatgagagtaaacttacttgaacccctctttattcttttggcctctgccagatcgagcgggagcacaccatcttctaagtatagccggtatggcgtcatccaggtatggggttccttctccgcgtggacctccatcaactcaccgatctttgagggtcgcgatctcaccctcggcgctctcagcgtctcttgagtcaacgaccgatgaccgatcgttagacgctccattgacttgtatacatgaagcacctggttgtctgatacgaacgcgcgcggcaccttcagggtctcctgaatgacagtcctctgcttcccccctttgcctgagctggccagcttggcaagcaggtctgctcgggcgttctgctctctaggtacatgcactaactcaaactcggcgaaagacgtcttcaggagctgcacatactccaggtaggctgccatctgggggtcctttgcttggaactccccggtaacctgcccggtgaccagtaacgaatcgctcttggccagcagatttcttgctcccatttcccttgctagcaacattcccgcgatcagggcctcgtactccgcctgattgttgctagctttgaaggcgaaacggagggactgctcaatcagtaccccgtttggcccttccaggatgaccccagcaccgcttccctgctgattagaggagccatccaccgataacacccatcgaaaatctagcccttctgcaggtgtcgcgatggatgatagctcgactacgaagtccgcgaacacctgccctttgatcggtcctcggggctcgtactgaatatcgaattccgataattccactgcccacttgaccatccttcctgccacatcaggtttcttcaatacattctggataggcagatcagtcataaccaccactgtgaagctgtggaaataatgcctgagtcttctggctgagaataccaccgctagagcagccttctcgagggcctggtacctggtttcagggccttgcagcaccttgctgacgaaataaacaggcctctgggcctggtccagctcttgcaccaggactgaactgactgccctctccgtaacagcaaagtatagacggagagggatgcctacctggggctttcgcaagactggtgggcttgccagatatcccttcaacttaatgaaggcctcctcgcactcctgcgtccagagaaatc
This region includes:
- the LOC137837518 gene encoding uncharacterized protein isoform X2; the protein is MAKKRKSITTSLDEVDRTLYASFCTAANSLSQLYTHTMNHQKFSFNAGERQSLEKVYQWIWRQQEGGSRVGTVDVLNYIQSELDYCEEPSMSPRAPLQHHQSQPTMHVPSLGFPVTSASFVQTIAAQGLRAEPGENQPKNSVFSNALSSPIRRSLQHYQISEGGCYSNGPSMGGNGNRNTELGFLPQEGRESVVVSSNDSAMDMHAD